Within Diabrotica virgifera virgifera chromosome 7, PGI_DIABVI_V3a, the genomic segment AATAAATATACATGAGAACCATTTTATATACACTGAAATTTtatagtgttttttttttcatattcctgtagcaataattttttttttcaatagaaaataatatttaccGTGTACACACCAATTTTAAAAACAGGACTCTATACATAACCACTTCTAAACCTAACACCTATACTACTGTGGAAATtgtattgtcatttttgaccatCATCATGGGCCAAAATTGACTAAACATGAGTGATATAAATTGGAACTGACAGATATAAATTGAGGAGATCGATGATATGAAAATGGGTTTACCAACGCCAATTATTAATGGAAGTATTTGATAAGTACCTACTATGAGAGAAACAGGAGAAAAGGCGTTATAACAAGAAGAGAAGGAATTAATGCACAATCAGTTAGATAGTTTGAACGTATTGGGAGAATAAAATATATAGCatatataaagaaaataatcactaATCCAGACGGAATTAAATCAAATATGAAATTAGTGTAGAggatgaagtaaaagacagacgtactctcaatcatttattgtaacttccgacgaccggtttcgctctctaaagtatgcagagcatcttcaggtcaacggttacaagtcactaaatgctacaaataaaaaccagagttagaacaatgtctggttgtaaaagatgctaaataTCCATAAGATCAAGACaatattgaacaacatacataaaagtagttaAGATAGCAGACAAATACATAATATGCATGTAAACTCGGGGGCTgtaacaaacgtccccaagctAACAAGCACATGCAGATGTATGCCGtctattagacaaggcgaaaacggcgggttcgaagggaaaaatatttccatgagatttttttgcataatcacattcgtgagacatcccagaataaggttcaagaagtcgcctacgtgaaaagtgggccaattttttttttaatcacattacaagaatcaatatttttggcccgaacagttttttctttaattttttggaccattctggacaaaaaaggtctcctataatttttctctaaagttgatcgttttcgacttataagcaatttaaaattgaaaaaaacgaaaaatggcgattttcaatgcttaataactcgggtaaaagttattactatgaaagtcaacatataactaaatcaaagtttaaagcccccccccccccccaacaagatcctgaagaaatttttgtcattattttattactaagctgttatttttaagaaataataataagtgccatgcacgtgtgcgtcggctgtaaatgctgagtgcgagagagaagccattccagcagtccaattgtgcatcttactcgcactcacatttacagccgagtcaatacgatctaaccgctaattgttattaattaaaaataacagcttagtagtaaattaatgacacagatttcttcaggatcatgtagcggcgactttaaactttgatttagccACTTTCTGActtccataataataatttttaacagttattaagtcttaaaaatagccattttcgcgtttttcaaattttaaattgcttataactcgaaaaaaatcaactttagagaaaaattataggagaccttttttgtccagaatggtccaaaaaacctaaaaaaaattagtccgggccaaaaatattgatttttgcaagttgattaaaaaaaattgttaaaaaaaattggcccactttttacttgggcgacttcttgaaccttattctgggatgtctcacgaatatgattatgcaaaaatatctcatgggaatatttttcccaacgaacccgccgtttccgccttgtctatataATCATGCAATGATAGCGTGTCGTACTtcacataggcgtaaccagggggtgcttttgggggttataaccccccccttttggatgtactttgagctctatacgcttaacaccattaatattccataccccccagagaccttcaagtagatgtaaccgcccccccttaggatcatcctggttataCCTCTGTCGTACTTACATCCGGTTACAAGGAGctactacctcagtattcattaacatgatatttctgcttaagttatgctaacgggatatggtggaatagacggaatAGTCCAtctattcattaacatgatactTCTGCTTAAACGGAATAGTCCGTCTATTCCACCTATAATAGGACTATTCCGTCTATTCCACCTATAATAGGACTattccgtctattccaccatatcccgttagcataacttaagcagaaatatcatgttaatgaatacttaggtagtagctccttgtaaccgaatgtaagtacgacacgttatcatTGCATGATTATAGACGGCATACAACTGCATGTGTTTGTTagcttggggacgtttgttacAGCCCCCGAGTTTACATGCATATGCATTTGTCTGCTATCTTAACTACTTTTATGTAGGTTGctcaatattggcttgatcttatagatctttagcatcttttacaaccagacattgttctaactctggtttttatttgtagcatttagtgacttgtaaccgttggcctgaagatgctctgcatactttagagagcgaaaccggtcgtcggaagttacaataaatgattgagggTACGTCTGTCTTTACTTAattcaaaatgaactctcacatgcaacccattcaacatttagtATAGAGAAACTTAAAACGAAACAAACTCTAATGGAAACGATGACAAATAAAATATAGTAAGAAAGTGTAGATAAATACGGAGCTATTTGTTACAAACCTCAATACCTGTCTACTTCTTAGACATAAAGAGAGGTGCAAATTATAGACCTCCCCTTGTCTTCTTTAATTCAGCATTCGTCTGATTTGCAAGGAATAGAAACCACGAAGGCGTAACCCGAAACTTAGCCTCATTAGAAGTCTTATTTCTTCGGAAATAAAACTTTGAATTGTCATATTTCCGTTTTCGTAATTGAGAAAGCTTTAAGCATAGATAAAGTGTTCCATGAATTTTCTCATACTCTGGCGACACaatcaaaatcagtatattttgTTTCCGTTTCACATTATACCTATTATACATAATTAATTAGTACGTTTTAACCCTAACTGAAATACGAATGCAACATTTATGCATTCGTAATGAATGAATCATGTTTGAGTAACTTTGGGTTTGATGTATAGGAAGGATGCATATTAATGATCTTACCCTCTTTGATATTACTCactgtattttaaatgggatactCACGTTTATAACGAATGCAGTACCTTAAAGTTGCATTTCGGATTTTAATTCTTATGTTACTGTTAAAGTTCATTtcttattaaatatttgtttgtgatATTATACTGTATCATCTAATTGGGGCTTTTGTCTCTGTATACAATTACTTTTGCCATTAAATATGATTTTCCTTCCCAAATGGCATTTAGCGAATGTCATGCTCTTAGCTTCAATAATGTACTCTTTAGCAATTTATTAGCAATGTTTAACAATTATTGCACGATCTTTATAATATAAATCATCCTTACATCATTAGTAAGTTTTTCTGTAATAtaatatatagtccgtccgctataccttttcccatgcggtacgattcattttcaatcaaattaagtcaaaacagaaagtgaaacgtacgccgatgtgtgtagtatatagtatacagtatacaaaatgtatatacacatcgacgttagtttcaatttatgttttgacttaatttgattgaaaatgaatcgtaccgcatgggaaaagttatagcggacggactatatctcAGGCGATGGAAGAcatttttgctatttttgaagttaaacttctttaggtgcgattgggagtgaattttcattattctgaGCGCATGcgtacacagacagtatggcgtttagttgctaaatcttttaagttaggtataaatatatcagtgcaaaaaaggtgtgaaaagaatatattagtgtttttagtaaacgtatttattataatttttgtgtctttgcttttgtcttcctcaggagtaagataagtattattaaaacatttatattttttattatatattaatattagtattatatgtacttcacttcgtctgtttgttaccgtgaattttCATTATGTCTAAGACGATACATCCACAGACCTCGTAGCGTgattggtatagcattcggctagagatcgagaggtcttgagttcaaATCCAGACCATTcccattcttttttatttttggaaagtggtaagcattaaaattagttcagtaatcaaataaaattaaaataaactgtttaaagtatatttatttttaagaaatcatataatagaagtataacttcttacgtgcgtacaaagtacacacacattcttttttttttttatttgcattaCATACTGTGGCAtttattctttaataatataatatactattGTTTTTACTAAGGTACAAAATTGTACGTCAATAAAAGTGGTTTTTAAAATTCGTTTGTGTCTGTGAAAAGCGCTTGCcacaaaataacacaaaaagcaattttattttttttctaatttaccTACtgctttcaaaataaaataaaaaaggtgaatacggattaatttttttaaatcaatacaTAATAATGTTTTTGTAAAACTTATTTCTATTATTCACTTTTGCCTCTGTTTTTTTGCCTTCATTCGTAGTTCATAATATGGTACCTACATCAGAACTGTTTATTATtcattattttgtgtatttttcgTTTACTTTATTTGTTACAATATttgtatatttatgtatttttatttaccttCTTGCTCCTCGTATGTTCACGTTTCTTTTTCACgcaatttcttttaatttttaacaTCCTAATTACACACATTACACACATAATTAATTACATACAATTAACATTAACATCTTAATTTTTGTTCTCATATCAAATAATTTACAATATATTTTGATATACTTTTCGTATCCCTATTTTCTATCACATACGTATATTCGCCTTCAATTGGCTTGTTCCAGAAAGTGTTTCATACCAGGAGATCTTTGTGAATTtgcgtattattttttatttagttttatgaCAATTATCCATATTTTCTTGTATTGTTTAGCCTTCTTTTTGCATTTGTTCATATTATTTCATTCTACTGTCATatgattattatttatatatggCATTACAATGGCATATAAAGGCTCCCCCAAACCAACGCGAATTATTCGCAGCGGATTCGTGACGGAAAGTTCGCAGTCGAATTCCTGACGGAATTCGTAAAGAACTTCATATTGAAGCGAATATATTCGCGTCATACTCGTATGTGTCTAGTATTGAGAAGAGTTGGTGACAACGAAAAACAAAGAATACTACTCAGTGATCTCAATTCTTCACAAAAATGTATACATCATCAGATGAAGAAGAAGCTCTTGTAATGTTAGCAATGGAGGACGACAATTCAAGGTAAAATTATTATCTATAGTTATCCTAAAACAACAATATGgactatattatgaatttaatcTTAGGAAAAGAAGAAAATGGGTTCATGATATCAATCTAGAAAGACTGAAATGTAGGGAATATCACACGCTGATGCCTCAATTACGAAAAGACGATAAAAGATGCTACATTTATTTTAGAATGACAATAGATTGTTTCGATAAACTGTTGCACCTTGTAGAAAATGATATTAGAAAATCAGACACGAATTACCGAGAAGCTATTTCTCCCGAAGAACGGTTGGCCATAACATTAAggtaagaaaatgaaaaaaaaaaaaactgcagGCAATATTTATATCATTAATTTACTACAGTAAAAGAGAATAAGGATCAAAATAACTCTAAAATATACTTTATGTATTGTAAGGGTCAAAGGAATTGACATAGTTGGAAACTGATGGATTATGAGAAGCTGCTTGGTTGCAACTCTGCGCCAAGTTGTGTAGtgtaatataattattttcaCAATTCACTTCATAGAACCCAGAAGTATTCGATTGTTTAGGTAATGCAGTGTCATTTGGTGAAGGTAGGGATACAACCGAAATACTTCCGACGGAAGAGGGGTTTTGATAGGTGTCTGTACTTTCAGCTCTAGATTGATGGCTATTCAAAGAACTTTCCTCCAATTGAAGCAACTCCTGCTCCATGATAACTTGCGCAATCTTCATTTTTGTTGCAATTTGCCTTCTAGGAGAGAAAGATTTTACCGTAGAAGCATGAGCCAAGAACAGTTGATCGGTAGCATCATGCACTACTCTCTTTTTGCTCTCAAAATAACTGATCATATCTTTCACAGATGTGGATGGCTCAGAATTGCGTTTTTTGTTTGTTCTGCCTGTAGAAGGAGTTTCATTTGAAAGAGTAACCCTAGGAGCTTGATTTCGAGTAGGTTTCGATGAGGAGggttgaatcttattctgggaaTCATCTGTCTGAGTTGTTAGTAGATTTTTACTACACGTTGGTTTCTGTACTGCGGAATTTTTATCCGTTAATATATTTTCGGGTGATTCTATATTTGGGAATGCTTCAGATTCTTGTGTATCAACATCTGTGACATTGGATGCAGTCTTAGCAAAATTTAGGAACGGTTTGAACGATTCCATATGATCTGCCCATATCCATTTTTTTAATCGCTTGCCGCTTGTCCAGTTCTAGTTTTATTAGTTCTTATGTACTTAGCGTACGTATCGCGCAGAttcctccatttttttaaatctcATCCCTTGAAACAAAATACTCTTTTTTAGGTATCTGACTACCGGAGATACATTTTATACAATAGGCCATAGTTTTAGAGTCGGGTTTTCGACTGTAAGTGCCATAGTTGTAGAAGTTTGTGAAGCTTTATGTAGAAATTTGCAACATATTTACTTGCCCGAACCAACTACAGAAATATGGAAAAAATCTGAAGAAGGTTTTAGAAATACCTGGCGATTCCCAAATTGTATTGGTAGCATCGATGGCAAGCATGTTACCATCAAGTGTCCAGACAAAACAGGATCTAATTATTGGTGTTATTTGAATAAGTTTTCTACAGTATTAATGGCTATTGTTGCCCCAGATTATAGATTCATTTCAGTTGATATTGGCGGTTTTGGTAAAAACAGCGACGGTGGAATATTCGAAGCTTCCAACATGGGAAGAAGATTTGAAACAAATCAGATGGGTGTACCTGAGCCGAAAAATCTCCCAGGCCAGAATGAACTTTCCCCCCATGTCTTAATTGGAGACGAAGCCTTTGCACTAAAACCATACTTGTTGAGGCCCTTTCCATACAGTCAAAGCAGAACAGATATTTTCAAGGAAAATTATAATGTGAGGCTCTGTAAAGCGAGAAGAGTAGTAGAAAACGCTTTCGGAATATTGGCACAAAAATGGCGTATATTCTACAGACCAATGGAAACAAAAATTGATACTAGTATTCTCATTGTGAAAACTGCATGTATTTTGCATAATTTTCTAAGGACAAAAAAATGTGATGATAGATTCATAGAACTTTTAGATCCACCAGAGCCTGAACTTGGAGCATTTCAAAATTTGGACAATGA encodes:
- the LOC126888691 gene encoding uncharacterized protein LOC126888691; translation: MYLAYLTTGDTFYTIGHSFRVGFSTVSAIVVEVCEALCRNLQHIYLPEPTTEIWKKSEEGFRNTWRFPNCIGSIDGKHVTIKCPDKTGSNYWCYLNKFSTVLMAIVAPDYRFISVDIGGFGKNSDGGIFEASNMGRRFETNQMGVPEPKNLPGQNELSPHVLIGDEAFALKPYLLRPFPYSQSRTDIFKENYNVRLCKARRVVENAFGILAQKWRIFYRPMETKIDTSILIVKTACILHNFLRTKKCDDRFIELLDPPEPELGAFQNLDNDPRRAARLAFSVREKFATYFNSGL